In a single window of the Megalobrama amblycephala isolate DHTTF-2021 linkage group LG3, ASM1881202v1, whole genome shotgun sequence genome:
- the ipo7 gene encoding importin-7 isoform X2 — protein sequence MDLNSLIEALRGTMDANLREAAERQLNEGHSQVNFVSTLLRVTMSDQLDLPIRQAGVIYLKNMVTQYWSEGDSANTEAPTSNIPEEDRQFIRDNIVEAIIQSPERIRVQLTTCIHHMIKHDYPSRWTAIVDKIGFYLQSDNSACWLGILLCLYQLVKNYEYKKPEERQPLVAAMQIFMPMLKDRFIQLLPDPSGDSALVQKQIFKILYALFQYNLPLELINRQNLTEWMEILKTVVDRDVPPETLQVDEDERPEQPWWKCKKWALHILARLFERYGSPGNTTKEYTEFAELFLKGYAVAAQQVLLKVLYQYKEKQYVAPRVLQQTLNYINQGIAHAVTWKNLKPHIQGIIQDVVFPLMCYTDSDEELWQEDPYEYIRMKFDVFEDFISPTTAAQTLLFTACNKRKEVLQKSMGFCYQILTEPASDPRKKDGALHMIGSLAEILLKRKIYKDQMEFMLQNHVFPLFRSELGYMRARACWVLHYFCEVKFKNDQNLQTALELTRLCLINDNEMPVKVEAAIALQVLISNQEKAKDYITPHIRPVMQALLQIVRETENDDLTNVIQKMICEYSEEVTPIAVEMTQHLAMTFNQVIQTGPDEEGGDDKAVTAMGILNTIDTLLSVVEDHKEITQQLEGICLQVIGTVLQQHVLEFYEEILSLAHSLTCQQVSPQMWQLLPLVYEVFQQDGFDYFTDMMPLLHNYITVDTDTLLSDTKYLEVIYSMCKKILSGDPGEDPECHAAKLLEVIILQCKGRGIDQVVPLFVTTALERLTREVKTSELRTMCLQVAIAALYYSPSLLLNTLENLRFPNNTEPITNHFISQWLKDIDCFLGLHDRKMCVLGLCALMDLDQRPQAVNQVAGQLLPAAILLFNGLKRAYACRAEHENDEDEDEEEGEEEEENAELGSDEDDIDEEGQEYLEMLAKQAGEDGDDEDWEEDDAEETALEGYTTSVDDEDNLVDEYQIFKAIIQNVQARDPAWYQALTQCLDEEQRKQLQDIATLADQRRAAHESKMIEKHGGYKFTVPVVPSNFNFGGSAPGMN from the exons GTGTGATCTACCTGAAGAACATGGTGACACAGTACTGGAGTGAAGGAGATAGTGCAAACACTGAAGCGCCTACCAGTAACATCCCCGAAGAGGACAGGCAGTTCATTCGAGACAACATAGTGGAGGCCATCATCCAATCCCCAGAGCGCATCAG AGTGCAACTCACAACTTGCATTCACCACATGATCAAGCATGACTACCCCAGTAGATGGACAGCTATCGTGGACAAGATCGGCTTTTACCTGCAGTCTGACAACAGTGCATGCTGGCTGGGCATCCTGCTGTGCCTCTACCAGCTGGTGAAGAATTACGA gtATAAGAAGCCTGAGGAGCGCCAGCCGCTGGTCGCTGCCATGCAGATCTTCATGCCCATGCTGAAGGACCGATTCATACAGCTGCTGCCAGACCCCTCCGGCGACTCTGCCCTGGTTCAGAAACAGATCTTTAAGATCCTTTATGCTCTCTTCCAG TACAACCTCCCACTGGAGCTGATTAATCGCCAGAATCTGACTGAGTGGATGGAGATTCTGAAGACTGTCGTGGACAGAGATGTTCCTCCA GAGACACTTCAGGTGGATGAAGACGAGAGGCCCGAGCAGCCCTGGTGGAAGTGCAAGAAGTGGGCGCTTCACATTCTCGCCCGGCTCTTCGAGAG GTATGGCAGCCCTGGCAACACAACCAAAGAGTACACAGAGTTTGCAGAGCTTTTCCTCAAGGGTTATGCCGTGGCTGCACAGCAG GTACTGTTGAAGGTGTTGTATCAGTATAAGGAAAAGCAATACGTGGCTCCTAGAGTCTTGCAGCAGACACTGAATTACATCAACCAGGGAATCGCACATGCCGTCACCTGGAAGAACCTAAAGCCACACATACAA GGAATCATTCAGGATGTGGTGTTCCCTCTCATGTGCTACACAGACAGTGATGAAGAGCTCTGGCAGGAAGACCCTTACGAGTACATCCGCATGAAATTTG ATGTTTTTGAAGACTTCATCTCCCCAACCACTGCAGCTCAGACGCTTCTCTTCACCGCTTGCAACAAAAGGAAGGAG GTGCTGCAGAAGTCCATGGGCTTCTGTTATCAGATCCTCACTGAACCCGCCTCTGACCCCAGGAAAAAAGATGGCGCTCTTCATATGATCGGCTCGCTGGCTGAGATTCTTCTCAAG AGGAAGATCTACAAAGACCAGATGGAGTTCATGTTGCAGAATCACGTCTTTCCTCTGTTCCGCAGTGAGCTGGGTTACATGAGAGCCAGG GCCTGCTGGGTGCTTCATTACTTCTGTGAGGTCAAGTTCAAGAATGACCAGAACTTGCAGACAGCCCTCGAGCTTACCCGCTTGTGTCTGATCAACGACAATGAGATGCCTGTTAAAGTGGAGGCTGCCATCGCCCTCCAGGTCCTCATCAGCAATCAGGAGAAAG CCAAAGATTACATCACCCCCCACATCCGGCCCGTGATGCAGGCCCTCCTCCAAATCGTGCGTGAGACTGAGAATGACGATCTTACCAACGTCATCCAGAAAATGATCTGCGAGTACAGTGAGGAGGTCACCCCAATCGCTGTGGAGATGACTCAGCACTTA GCCATGACCTTCAACCAAGTGATCCAGACGGGGCCTGATGAGGAAGGGGGTGATGATAAAGCCGTGACCGCTATGGGCATCCTCAACACCATTGACACACTGCTGAGTGTAGTGGAGGACCATAAAGAG ATTACCCAGCAGTTAGAGGGCATTTGTCTGCAGGTGATCGGCACAGTCCTGCAGCAGCACGTTCTTG AGTTCTACGAGGAGATCCTGTCACTGGCCCACAGTCTGACGTGTCAGCAGGTGTCTCCTCAGATGTGGCAGCTGCTCCCTCTGGTCTATGAGGTCTTCCAACAAGACGGATTTGACTATTTCACAG ATATGATGCCACTTCTCCATAACTACATCACAGTTGACACAGACACGCTCCTGTCCGACACCAAATACCTTGAAGTAATCTACAGTATGTGCAAAAAG ATTTTGTCAGGAGACCCAGGAGAGGACCCAGAATGCCATGCGGCCAAGCTCTTGGAGGTCATCATTCTACAGTGCAAAGGTCGTGGTATTGACCAG GTGGTGCCCTTGTTTGTAACGACCGCTTTGGAGCGTTTGACGCGTGAAGTGAAGACCAGCGAGTTGAGGACCATGTGTCTGCAGGTGGCCATCGCTGCGCTCTATTACAGTCCTTCTCTGCTCCTCAACACGCTGGAAAATCTGCGCTTCCCCAACAACACCGAGCCCATCACCAACCACTTCATCTCCCAGTGGCTCAAAGACATCGACTGCTTCCTTGG GCTCCACGATCGAAAGATGTGCGTGTTAGGACTCTGCGCGCTCATGGATCTGGACCAGAGGCCACAGGCTGTTAATCAGGTTGCAGGTCAGCTCCTTCCTGCAGCCATCCTCCTGTTTAACGGCTTGAAGAGGGCCTACGCCTGCAGGGCTGAACACGAAAatgatgaggatgaggatgaagaggaaggagaggaggaagaggagaatG CGGAGTTAGGCAGCGATGAAGATGACATAGATGAAGAAGGCCAGGAATACCTTGAAATGCTTGCTAAACAAGCAGGAGAGGATGGTGATGATGAAGACTGGGAGGAAGACGACGCAGAGGAGACCGCTCTCGAGGGTTACACGACCTCGGTGGACGACGAGGACAACCTCGTTGATGAATACCAGATCTTCAAAGCCATAATACAGA ATGTCCAGGCCCGTGACCCAGCATGGTACCAGGCGCTCACACAATGTCTCGATGAGGAACAAAGAaaacaacttcaggatattgcAACACTTGCAGACCAGCGGCGAGCAGCACATG AATCAAAGATGATCGAGAAGCACGGAGGATATAAGTTCACAGTTCCCGTGGTGCCATCCAATTTCAACTTTGGTGGCAGCGCCCCTGGGATGAATTGA
- the ipo7 gene encoding importin-7 isoform X1, with protein sequence MDLNSLIEALRGTMDANLREAAERQLNEGHSQVNFVSTLLRVTMSDQLDLPIRQAGVIYLKNMVTQYWSEGDSANTEAPTSNIPEEDRQFIRDNIVEAIIQSPERIRVQLTTCIHHMIKHDYPSRWTAIVDKIGFYLQSDNSACWLGILLCLYQLVKNYEYKKPEERQPLVAAMQIFMPMLKDRFIQLLPDPSGDSALVQKQIFKILYALFQYNLPLELINRQNLTEWMEILKTVVDRDVPPETLQVDEDERPEQPWWKCKKWALHILARLFERYGSPGNTTKEYTEFAELFLKGYAVAAQQVLLKVLYQYKEKQYVAPRVLQQTLNYINQGIAHAVTWKNLKPHIQGIIQDVVFPLMCYTDSDEELWQEDPYEYIRMKFDVFEDFISPTTAAQTLLFTACNKRKEVLQKSMGFCYQILTEPASDPRKKDGALHMIGSLAEILLKRKIYKDQMEFMLQNHVFPLFRSELGYMRARACWVLHYFCEVKFKNDQNLQTALELTRLCLINDNEMPVKVEAAIALQVLISNQEKAKDYITPHIRPVMQALLQIVRETENDDLTNVIQKMICEYSEEVTPIAVEMTQHLAMTFNQVIQTGPDEEGGDDKAVTAMGILNTIDTLLSVVEDHKEITQQLEGICLQVIGTVLQQHVLEFYEEILSLAHSLTCQQVSPQMWQLLPLVYEVFQQDGFDYFTDMMPLLHNYITVDTDTLLSDTKYLEVIYSMCKKILSGDPGEDPECHAAKLLEVIILQCKGRGIDQVVPLFVTTALERLTREVKTSELRTMCLQVAIAALYYSPSLLLNTLENLRFPNNTEPITNHFISQWLKDIDCFLGLHDRKMCVLGLCALMDLDQRPQAVNQVAGQLLPAAILLFNGLKRAYACRAEHENDEDEDEEEGEEEEENAVVPNDVTFRDMRMTELGSDEDDIDEEGQEYLEMLAKQAGEDGDDEDWEEDDAEETALEGYTTSVDDEDNLVDEYQIFKAIIQNVQARDPAWYQALTQCLDEEQRKQLQDIATLADQRRAAHESKMIEKHGGYKFTVPVVPSNFNFGGSAPGMN encoded by the exons GTGTGATCTACCTGAAGAACATGGTGACACAGTACTGGAGTGAAGGAGATAGTGCAAACACTGAAGCGCCTACCAGTAACATCCCCGAAGAGGACAGGCAGTTCATTCGAGACAACATAGTGGAGGCCATCATCCAATCCCCAGAGCGCATCAG AGTGCAACTCACAACTTGCATTCACCACATGATCAAGCATGACTACCCCAGTAGATGGACAGCTATCGTGGACAAGATCGGCTTTTACCTGCAGTCTGACAACAGTGCATGCTGGCTGGGCATCCTGCTGTGCCTCTACCAGCTGGTGAAGAATTACGA gtATAAGAAGCCTGAGGAGCGCCAGCCGCTGGTCGCTGCCATGCAGATCTTCATGCCCATGCTGAAGGACCGATTCATACAGCTGCTGCCAGACCCCTCCGGCGACTCTGCCCTGGTTCAGAAACAGATCTTTAAGATCCTTTATGCTCTCTTCCAG TACAACCTCCCACTGGAGCTGATTAATCGCCAGAATCTGACTGAGTGGATGGAGATTCTGAAGACTGTCGTGGACAGAGATGTTCCTCCA GAGACACTTCAGGTGGATGAAGACGAGAGGCCCGAGCAGCCCTGGTGGAAGTGCAAGAAGTGGGCGCTTCACATTCTCGCCCGGCTCTTCGAGAG GTATGGCAGCCCTGGCAACACAACCAAAGAGTACACAGAGTTTGCAGAGCTTTTCCTCAAGGGTTATGCCGTGGCTGCACAGCAG GTACTGTTGAAGGTGTTGTATCAGTATAAGGAAAAGCAATACGTGGCTCCTAGAGTCTTGCAGCAGACACTGAATTACATCAACCAGGGAATCGCACATGCCGTCACCTGGAAGAACCTAAAGCCACACATACAA GGAATCATTCAGGATGTGGTGTTCCCTCTCATGTGCTACACAGACAGTGATGAAGAGCTCTGGCAGGAAGACCCTTACGAGTACATCCGCATGAAATTTG ATGTTTTTGAAGACTTCATCTCCCCAACCACTGCAGCTCAGACGCTTCTCTTCACCGCTTGCAACAAAAGGAAGGAG GTGCTGCAGAAGTCCATGGGCTTCTGTTATCAGATCCTCACTGAACCCGCCTCTGACCCCAGGAAAAAAGATGGCGCTCTTCATATGATCGGCTCGCTGGCTGAGATTCTTCTCAAG AGGAAGATCTACAAAGACCAGATGGAGTTCATGTTGCAGAATCACGTCTTTCCTCTGTTCCGCAGTGAGCTGGGTTACATGAGAGCCAGG GCCTGCTGGGTGCTTCATTACTTCTGTGAGGTCAAGTTCAAGAATGACCAGAACTTGCAGACAGCCCTCGAGCTTACCCGCTTGTGTCTGATCAACGACAATGAGATGCCTGTTAAAGTGGAGGCTGCCATCGCCCTCCAGGTCCTCATCAGCAATCAGGAGAAAG CCAAAGATTACATCACCCCCCACATCCGGCCCGTGATGCAGGCCCTCCTCCAAATCGTGCGTGAGACTGAGAATGACGATCTTACCAACGTCATCCAGAAAATGATCTGCGAGTACAGTGAGGAGGTCACCCCAATCGCTGTGGAGATGACTCAGCACTTA GCCATGACCTTCAACCAAGTGATCCAGACGGGGCCTGATGAGGAAGGGGGTGATGATAAAGCCGTGACCGCTATGGGCATCCTCAACACCATTGACACACTGCTGAGTGTAGTGGAGGACCATAAAGAG ATTACCCAGCAGTTAGAGGGCATTTGTCTGCAGGTGATCGGCACAGTCCTGCAGCAGCACGTTCTTG AGTTCTACGAGGAGATCCTGTCACTGGCCCACAGTCTGACGTGTCAGCAGGTGTCTCCTCAGATGTGGCAGCTGCTCCCTCTGGTCTATGAGGTCTTCCAACAAGACGGATTTGACTATTTCACAG ATATGATGCCACTTCTCCATAACTACATCACAGTTGACACAGACACGCTCCTGTCCGACACCAAATACCTTGAAGTAATCTACAGTATGTGCAAAAAG ATTTTGTCAGGAGACCCAGGAGAGGACCCAGAATGCCATGCGGCCAAGCTCTTGGAGGTCATCATTCTACAGTGCAAAGGTCGTGGTATTGACCAG GTGGTGCCCTTGTTTGTAACGACCGCTTTGGAGCGTTTGACGCGTGAAGTGAAGACCAGCGAGTTGAGGACCATGTGTCTGCAGGTGGCCATCGCTGCGCTCTATTACAGTCCTTCTCTGCTCCTCAACACGCTGGAAAATCTGCGCTTCCCCAACAACACCGAGCCCATCACCAACCACTTCATCTCCCAGTGGCTCAAAGACATCGACTGCTTCCTTGG GCTCCACGATCGAAAGATGTGCGTGTTAGGACTCTGCGCGCTCATGGATCTGGACCAGAGGCCACAGGCTGTTAATCAGGTTGCAGGTCAGCTCCTTCCTGCAGCCATCCTCCTGTTTAACGGCTTGAAGAGGGCCTACGCCTGCAGGGCTGAACACGAAAatgatgaggatgaggatgaagaggaaggagaggaggaagaggagaatG cggttgtaccaaatgacgtgacgtttcgggacatgcgtatga CGGAGTTAGGCAGCGATGAAGATGACATAGATGAAGAAGGCCAGGAATACCTTGAAATGCTTGCTAAACAAGCAGGAGAGGATGGTGATGATGAAGACTGGGAGGAAGACGACGCAGAGGAGACCGCTCTCGAGGGTTACACGACCTCGGTGGACGACGAGGACAACCTCGTTGATGAATACCAGATCTTCAAAGCCATAATACAGA ATGTCCAGGCCCGTGACCCAGCATGGTACCAGGCGCTCACACAATGTCTCGATGAGGAACAAAGAaaacaacttcaggatattgcAACACTTGCAGACCAGCGGCGAGCAGCACATG AATCAAAGATGATCGAGAAGCACGGAGGATATAAGTTCACAGTTCCCGTGGTGCCATCCAATTTCAACTTTGGTGGCAGCGCCCCTGGGATGAATTGA